In Planctomycetia bacterium, the following proteins share a genomic window:
- a CDS encoding Coenzyme F420 hydrogenase/dehydrogenase, beta subunit C-terminal domain: MVDTLEYGRRPLVKQGNEHSGQLSEAMAACPGQGLAHEFERRDPGLIKELVREWGPIREMWEGYAADGEIRFAGSSGGAATALALYCIEKLGYYGVLHIAARKDVPLLNETVMSRSREELLARTGSRYAPASPCDGLQMIEDAPGPCVFIGKPCDVAAVWKARKLRPRLDEKIGLTVAFFCAGTPTTKATLELLRHVGVTDPSKVEGLRYRGNGWPGKWTVTFRDEAGEIQERNLSYEESWGILARNKQWRCNLCPDHTGEFADIAVGDPWYRKIPAGEAGQSLVLARTERGREVIRSAMGQQAIKLEHAEAWKLPASQKNLLKTRGAVWGRLFGLRLAGISIPKYQGMPMFKTWLRTQSLREKVASIVGAIFRVKRRSLRTRRAVIPIGGIYGASRIVSSTNCFGDTLNASSSGVSVVKIGQDYSLD, translated from the coding sequence ATGGTCGACACGCTGGAATACGGTCGGCGGCCTCTCGTGAAGCAGGGGAACGAGCACAGCGGCCAATTGAGCGAGGCAATGGCGGCGTGCCCCGGGCAGGGGCTGGCGCACGAGTTTGAACGGCGCGATCCAGGATTGATTAAGGAACTCGTTCGCGAATGGGGGCCGATCCGTGAGATGTGGGAGGGCTACGCGGCGGACGGGGAGATTCGTTTCGCCGGGTCGAGCGGCGGGGCTGCGACAGCGCTGGCGCTCTACTGCATTGAGAAGCTTGGCTATTACGGTGTGCTACATATCGCCGCGAGGAAGGACGTACCACTCCTAAACGAGACGGTGATGAGCCGGAGCCGGGAGGAACTTCTGGCGCGGACGGGATCGCGATATGCGCCGGCGAGCCCCTGCGACGGACTGCAGATGATCGAGGATGCACCGGGGCCGTGCGTGTTCATTGGGAAGCCGTGCGACGTGGCGGCGGTGTGGAAGGCAAGAAAGCTGCGGCCCCGGCTTGACGAAAAGATCGGCCTGACGGTCGCATTTTTCTGCGCGGGGACGCCGACGACGAAGGCGACCCTGGAGCTACTGCGTCACGTCGGGGTGACCGACCCCTCCAAGGTTGAGGGCCTGCGATACCGGGGGAACGGGTGGCCTGGGAAGTGGACGGTGACGTTTCGCGATGAGGCGGGGGAGATTCAGGAGCGGAACTTGAGCTACGAGGAGTCGTGGGGCATTCTGGCGAGAAACAAACAATGGCGGTGCAATCTCTGTCCTGATCACACTGGCGAATTTGCTGACATCGCAGTGGGGGACCCCTGGTATCGGAAGATTCCGGCGGGCGAGGCGGGGCAATCGCTGGTGCTGGCGCGGACAGAGCGAGGACGAGAGGTCATCCGCAGCGCGATGGGGCAGCAGGCGATCAAGCTGGAGCATGCGGAGGCATGGAAGCTGCCGGCGTCGCAAAAAAACCTCCTTAAGACGCGGGGGGCGGTGTGGGGGCGGCTCTTCGGGCTGCGGCTGGCCGGTATCTCGATACCGAAGTATCAGGGAATGCCTATGTTCAAGACCTGGCTGCGGACGCAGTCTCTAAGAGAAAAAGTCGCATCGATAGTAGGGGCGATATTCCGAGTCAAACGGCGCAGTTTGCGAACTCGGCGCGCAGTTATTCCAATTGGTGGCATATATGGGGCGAGCAGAATTGTATCATCGACAAACTGTTTCGGAGATACACTGAATGCATCTTCGTCGGGAGTATCGGTCGTCAAGATAGGGCAAGATTATTCTCTTGATTGA
- a CDS encoding oligosaccharide flippase family protein: MRAISKSSCGRGDALSLRKNVFKGAAILSTGQGLGRILSFVRNLIVARLVTPEDFGIAATFAITVSVFEMISDLGSDKLIIQAKDGDNELLQATAQSWLFVRGLMAAIFIAGLAKPISRLFDVPEAQWAFVVLGLVPLMRGLAHLDPIRLQRGMRFGPQVAAEAGSQLVATLSAWPLAAWLGDYSAMLWLVILQAGSFAIISHAFALRRYRWAWDRRSAHRLVTFGWPLLVNGLLMFGILQGDRLVVGSMYSMHDLGLYSVAAALTMTPTMVLASLSTSLLLPLFSEVQDAPERLCRRYRLSVQLFSGLSGLTAVGFILAGQPLLVLFFGSAYEDAGTIIAALAIMQGARLLRIVPTVAAMARSDTSNSMMANLFRIAALPLALLAAWFHLPIFWIAVAGAAGELLGLIYSLSRLQRKQSLRVGIAIGPALVTAACIAGAFFLEPLVSQSIAKLIIALLVIGCVLLLGMSAFDESRSEFRRAAYALLHTGLSY; encoded by the coding sequence GTGCGAGCGATCTCAAAGTCTTCTTGCGGAAGGGGTGATGCGCTGAGCCTGCGGAAGAACGTCTTTAAGGGAGCGGCGATCCTTAGCACGGGCCAGGGACTGGGTCGCATTCTTTCGTTTGTCCGGAATCTCATCGTGGCGCGGCTGGTGACCCCGGAGGACTTCGGCATTGCGGCGACGTTTGCGATCACCGTTTCCGTCTTTGAGATGATCAGCGATCTGGGGTCGGATAAACTGATTATCCAGGCGAAGGACGGGGACAACGAACTGCTGCAGGCGACGGCGCAGTCGTGGCTTTTCGTGCGGGGACTGATGGCGGCGATCTTCATTGCGGGCCTGGCCAAGCCGATCTCACGACTCTTCGATGTGCCGGAGGCGCAGTGGGCATTCGTGGTGCTCGGGCTGGTTCCGCTGATGCGGGGCCTGGCTCACTTGGATCCCATCCGCTTGCAGCGGGGGATGCGATTCGGACCGCAGGTGGCGGCAGAGGCCGGATCGCAACTGGTGGCGACTCTGTCGGCGTGGCCGCTGGCGGCGTGGCTGGGGGACTACTCGGCCATGCTCTGGCTGGTGATCCTGCAGGCGGGATCGTTTGCCATCATTTCGCACGCCTTTGCTCTCCGGCGGTACCGTTGGGCCTGGGACCGGCGGAGCGCCCATCGCTTAGTAACCTTCGGGTGGCCGCTATTGGTGAACGGACTTCTCATGTTCGGCATCCTGCAGGGGGACCGGCTGGTGGTGGGATCGATGTATTCGATGCACGACCTTGGATTGTATTCGGTCGCGGCGGCGCTGACCATGACTCCCACAATGGTCTTAGCGAGCTTGAGCACCTCACTTCTTTTACCACTGTTTTCGGAGGTTCAGGACGCTCCCGAGCGACTTTGTCGTCGCTACCGACTCAGCGTGCAGCTCTTTTCAGGACTGTCCGGCCTCACTGCCGTTGGCTTCATCCTGGCTGGTCAGCCACTGCTCGTACTCTTTTTTGGGTCGGCGTATGAGGATGCTGGAACGATCATTGCGGCGCTGGCAATTATGCAGGGAGCGAGGTTGCTTCGTATTGTTCCGACTGTGGCAGCGATGGCGCGAAGCGACACAAGCAACTCGATGATGGCGAACTTATTCAGAATCGCCGCGCTACCGCTGGCACTCCTGGCCGCATGGTTTCACTTGCCCATTTTCTGGATCGCGGTCGCCGGCGCGGCAGGAGAGCTGCTCGGGCTAATTTATTCACTCAGTCGATTGCAGCGGAAACAATCGCTTCGGGTAGGAATTGCGATTGGTCCAGCCTTGGTAACGGCCGCATGTATCGCTGGCGCATTCTTCTTGGAGCCACTCGTGAGTCAATCGATTGCGAAGCTGATCATTGCCCTGTTGGTCATCGGATGCGTTTTGTTGCTCGGCATGAGCGCGTTCGATGAAAGCCGCAGCGAATTCCGACGGGCAGCATATGCTCTCCTGCATACAGGCCTGTCTTACTGA
- a CDS encoding polysaccharide pyruvyl transferase family protein, protein MTATATNFQSNISATAGEREGRPLKVAYFGAAPDTANLGVSALCISVLQEMFRDDPRHEITVFDYGRGGRQETFESAEGRHTYKRVGAKLSRRYWQRETFWNIRWSHRLGGLGNEAVRVLREADVVFDISGGDSFTDLYGSRRFASVSMAKELALEMGKPLVLLPQTYGPFNEKRTRDKAAEIVRRSAVAWARDERSYATLKELAGRDFDPARHKCGVDVAFALETCAPTMQLPGSVATWLSKQRKAETIGFNVSGLIWHDPAAMRSRYGFKADYREAVLGFLRQALVGGDANILLIPHVMTAPGHYESDPGANEAVMAALADDGDARVRRAASERVEQIPMGINDPREMKWVIGRCDWFCGTRMHACIAGLSSGVPTAAIAYSIKTMGVFETCGEGESVIDPRSMGSEAVANLLWERWQRRAATAANCLGAADAVDRARGFTRELQTSPCERSQSLLAEGVMR, encoded by the coding sequence GTGACAGCAACGGCAACAAACTTCCAATCGAATATTTCGGCCACGGCTGGTGAGCGCGAGGGGCGGCCGCTGAAGGTGGCGTACTTCGGGGCGGCGCCGGACACGGCAAACCTGGGCGTGTCGGCGCTATGCATCTCGGTCTTGCAGGAGATGTTCCGGGATGACCCGCGTCACGAGATCACGGTCTTCGACTATGGACGCGGGGGGCGACAGGAGACATTTGAATCCGCGGAGGGGCGCCATACATACAAGCGGGTGGGAGCGAAGCTGTCCCGCCGGTACTGGCAGCGGGAGACATTCTGGAACATCCGCTGGTCGCACCGGCTGGGTGGCCTGGGGAACGAAGCGGTGAGAGTGCTTCGCGAGGCGGATGTAGTCTTCGATATCAGCGGGGGCGACAGCTTTACGGATCTGTACGGTTCGCGGCGGTTCGCGTCGGTGAGTATGGCGAAGGAACTGGCACTGGAGATGGGCAAACCGCTGGTGCTGTTGCCGCAGACGTATGGACCCTTTAACGAGAAGCGAACGCGCGACAAGGCGGCGGAAATCGTGCGGCGGTCGGCCGTGGCATGGGCACGTGACGAACGCAGCTACGCGACGCTGAAGGAACTGGCGGGGCGCGACTTCGACCCGGCGCGGCACAAGTGTGGGGTGGACGTGGCCTTTGCGCTTGAGACATGCGCGCCAACTATGCAATTGCCGGGGTCGGTGGCGACCTGGCTGAGCAAACAGAGAAAGGCCGAGACGATCGGCTTCAATGTGAGCGGGCTCATCTGGCACGACCCGGCGGCGATGCGGTCGCGGTATGGCTTCAAAGCAGACTATCGCGAGGCGGTGCTGGGATTCCTGCGGCAGGCACTCGTCGGAGGCGACGCGAACATCTTGCTGATCCCACATGTGATGACAGCGCCGGGGCACTATGAGAGCGACCCCGGGGCGAACGAGGCGGTGATGGCGGCACTGGCCGACGATGGGGATGCGCGGGTGCGGCGGGCGGCGAGCGAGCGGGTAGAACAGATTCCCATGGGAATCAACGACCCCCGAGAGATGAAGTGGGTGATCGGGCGTTGCGACTGGTTCTGCGGGACGCGAATGCACGCGTGCATTGCGGGCCTGTCGAGCGGGGTGCCGACGGCGGCGATCGCCTACAGCATCAAGACGATGGGAGTCTTTGAGACGTGCGGGGAGGGGGAAAGCGTGATCGACCCACGGTCAATGGGGAGTGAAGCGGTTGCAAATCTGTTGTGGGAGCGGTGGCAGCGACGGGCGGCGACGGCGGCGAACTGTCTGGGGGCAGCCGATGCGGTGGACCGGGCGCGGGGGTTCACACGGGAGCTCCAGACGAGTCCGTGCGAGCGATCTCAAAGTCTTCTTGCGGAAGGGGTGATGCGCTGA
- the epsI gene encoding EpsI family protein, which translates to MVSEVTDLNHSGRAHAARKGIARVAAFAAIFLVATGAGYRAAASALDAALAERVELPRPIKSLPMEFGEWVGEEVPLSEGVQKIAGNDDYINRIYRRSGTREAVNLYVAYTGRPRTMLRHRPTVCFPNSGHSHLGTEEIQLRAGATTSPALVHSFMKPGAVDVRTVVLNYYVLGGDVTVDEDSFWGVEWRSPNLARDAGHYVAQVQIATNADIDNGPARRRVTQFAEATLGEILELLPKSGDHGGP; encoded by the coding sequence ATGGTGAGTGAAGTGACAGACTTGAATCATTCCGGCAGGGCCCATGCGGCGCGGAAGGGAATCGCGCGGGTCGCGGCCTTCGCGGCGATCTTTCTGGTGGCGACTGGAGCCGGGTATCGTGCAGCGGCCTCGGCACTGGACGCAGCGCTGGCGGAGCGCGTCGAGCTGCCCAGGCCCATCAAGTCATTGCCGATGGAATTTGGCGAGTGGGTGGGCGAAGAGGTGCCGCTGTCGGAAGGGGTGCAGAAGATCGCGGGGAACGACGACTATATAAACCGGATCTACCGGCGGAGCGGAACGCGGGAGGCGGTGAACCTCTATGTTGCGTACACCGGGCGACCCAGGACGATGCTGCGGCACCGGCCGACGGTGTGCTTTCCGAACTCGGGGCACAGCCACCTTGGCACGGAGGAGATCCAGCTAAGGGCAGGAGCGACGACTTCACCGGCCTTGGTACATTCGTTCATGAAGCCGGGGGCAGTTGATGTGCGGACGGTGGTGCTCAACTACTACGTGCTGGGCGGAGACGTGACGGTGGATGAGGACAGCTTCTGGGGAGTCGAGTGGCGATCGCCCAACCTCGCGCGGGACGCTGGGCATTACGTGGCACAGGTGCAGATCGCAACGAACGCGGACATAGACAACGGGCCGGCACGGCGACGGGTGACGCAATTTGCGGAGGCGACGCTGGGAGAGATATTGGAACTGCTGCCGAAGAGCGGCGATCACGGCGGGCCATGA
- a CDS encoding helix-turn-helix transcriptional regulator, whose amino-acid sequence MGQRQAIEHCEQNQRQLSLPTSGDDRLPPGAEEAIRELAKRNRLTRRENQIVELICRGLKNGSMAYELGLTMPTVRFHLQNLYKKLGTCDKGEVLLQVWRIATPEATV is encoded by the coding sequence ATGGGCCAGCGACAAGCCATCGAGCATTGCGAACAGAACCAGCGGCAGCTAAGCCTGCCAACAAGTGGAGACGACAGATTGCCGCCCGGGGCGGAGGAGGCGATCCGCGAACTGGCCAAACGCAATCGCCTGACTCGGCGGGAGAATCAGATCGTGGAATTGATCTGCCGCGGACTGAAGAACGGGTCCATGGCGTACGAGCTAGGGCTGACCATGCCGACTGTTCGTTTCCACCTGCAAAACCTGTACAAGAAACTGGGTACATGTGACAAGGGGGAAGTGCTGCTGCAGGTTTGGAGAATCGCAACGCCAGAGGCGACGGTGTGA
- a CDS encoding exosortase/archaeosortase family protein, with product MSRSVLKPIGESTRRRPSRARGRRSHGEAQAPILARVDARTASAVVGVLVCLTWSYWSTITELVVFWFRNEDYSIGMLVLPVAAYLVWRRREELAKVPIRPCLAGVGVLAFAEAVRLLGLYFGIGSGDRYALVICIAGLTLLFVGPAMTRRLAWVLVFLLLMVPLPARIHEAIALPLQDAATSATVFGLETFGFFVVREGNVLRLDEQTTVAVTEACSGLRMMTAFVFIAAVLAFVVERPRWQRATLLALSIPVAVASNGLRGFVTAALTHYSGSTVVRQGIHDIAGWAMMPLALAMSIGLLKLMDVLWRSQREATA from the coding sequence ATGAGTCGCAGCGTGCTAAAGCCGATCGGCGAGTCGACGCGGCGACGCCCGTCGCGTGCGCGGGGCCGGCGCAGTCACGGAGAGGCGCAGGCTCCGATCCTGGCTCGCGTCGATGCGCGGACCGCGAGCGCGGTCGTGGGCGTGCTGGTCTGCCTGACGTGGAGCTACTGGAGCACGATCACCGAACTGGTCGTCTTCTGGTTTCGCAATGAGGACTACTCCATCGGAATGCTGGTGCTTCCGGTGGCAGCGTACCTGGTTTGGCGAAGGCGTGAAGAACTGGCGAAGGTGCCTATCCGGCCGTGCCTCGCGGGAGTCGGCGTGCTGGCTTTCGCAGAAGCAGTTCGGTTGCTCGGACTTTACTTCGGGATTGGATCAGGTGACCGATACGCGTTGGTGATCTGCATAGCGGGATTGACACTGCTCTTCGTCGGGCCGGCGATGACGCGTCGCTTGGCGTGGGTGCTGGTGTTCCTGTTGCTCATGGTCCCACTGCCGGCTCGAATCCACGAAGCAATCGCACTACCGCTGCAGGACGCAGCGACGTCGGCAACGGTGTTCGGATTGGAGACGTTTGGATTCTTCGTGGTGCGCGAAGGAAACGTGCTTCGGCTGGACGAACAAACGACGGTGGCGGTGACAGAGGCGTGCAGCGGGCTGCGGATGATGACGGCTTTCGTATTCATCGCGGCGGTTCTGGCTTTCGTGGTCGAACGACCAAGGTGGCAACGGGCGACGCTGCTTGCGCTGAGCATCCCCGTGGCGGTTGCGTCAAACGGACTTCGGGGATTTGTTACGGCGGCACTGACGCACTATTCGGGGAGTACCGTTGTACGGCAAGGCATCCATGACATAGCAGGATGGGCCATGATGCCGCTGGCGCTGGCGATGTCGATCGGGTTGCTGAAGCTCATGGACGTCTTGTGGCGATCACAGAGGGAGGCAACGGCGTAA
- a CDS encoding NTP transferase domain-containing protein: protein MKGVILAGGLGSRLMPLTKVTNKHLMPVYDRPMIFYPLQCLINAGISEVLLVTGGNHAGDFLQLLGNGKELGLRELHYTYQQGEGGIADALSLAEDFARGDRIVVVLGDNIIEKSIRTGVENFASQRRGARVYLKEVADPERFGVAAFDKGGRIVRIIEKPTSAPSRMAVTGIYMYDEQVFDFISRLEPSARGELEITDVNNFYLDQGTLEHEILEGWWTDAGTFESLHRASNLVADGGANHVEPQHSAQAVLF from the coding sequence ATGAAGGGTGTAATACTCGCGGGCGGGCTCGGCTCGCGCCTGATGCCGCTGACGAAGGTGACGAACAAGCACCTGATGCCGGTGTACGACCGGCCGATGATCTTCTATCCGCTGCAATGCCTGATCAACGCGGGGATCAGCGAGGTGCTGCTGGTGACGGGGGGCAATCATGCCGGTGATTTTCTGCAACTGCTCGGCAACGGGAAGGAGCTGGGACTCCGCGAACTGCACTACACATATCAGCAGGGCGAAGGCGGGATCGCCGACGCGCTGAGCCTGGCGGAGGACTTCGCACGGGGAGACAGGATCGTGGTCGTGCTGGGCGACAACATCATTGAAAAAAGCATTCGGACGGGCGTGGAGAACTTTGCATCGCAAAGGCGGGGAGCGAGAGTCTACCTTAAGGAAGTGGCCGATCCGGAGCGATTCGGCGTGGCGGCGTTTGACAAAGGCGGACGTATTGTGCGGATCATCGAGAAGCCCACAAGCGCGCCGAGCAGGATGGCGGTGACCGGCATCTATATGTATGACGAGCAGGTGTTCGACTTTATCTCGCGACTGGAACCCTCGGCTCGGGGCGAACTGGAAATCACGGACGTCAACAACTTCTACCTCGACCAGGGAACACTCGAACACGAGATCCTTGAAGGCTGGTGGACGGACGCGGGGACGTTCGAATCGCTGCACCGGGCGAGTAATCTGGTGGCCGACGGCGGAGCCAACCACGTCGAGCCGCAGCACAGCGCACAGGCGGTGCTTTTCTAA
- a CDS encoding sugar transferase, whose amino-acid sequence MDHASDHVIVIVDHRPSFLARSGRSLLTLPLGRTSLLDYLVDELAQELGECAVTIAPTFQAEHGYAADVQHRCPGARVLELASLHEMLFDLEPSDWVLFVDPADIPIQGIRAAGLPETVRKARLATHIIALATDAGHAEEHVIFDDRQRVRTIQRYYGGITNVQACGVFASYVPVSSLRILNGSFGVVPRHLRGELAMHGIPNNDITVGGGTLDLRETEQMLLLNNLLLEGSREGASQKDAETQRKDDIHCGDGVQIDETARIYGPAVIGDGTTIGARAVIVGPVVIGKESRIGEGALVAGAILDDFARIGDGEIVCDRIIAGEAEENCQRQPTARPTTDADQRAKHRDARGNGAGSRLHDKGKPRARQIEARLKSGMDIATAAIGLVMLSPVFAVVAALVKLTSRGPVLFGHMREGKGGKEFRCLKFRTMCEDAHAKQRKLYQQSEVDGPQFKISKDPRITWLGRVLRVTNIDELPQLINVMRGEMSLVGPRPSPFRENQICVPWRRARLSVRPGITGLWQVCRHDRSAGDFHQWIHYDMLYVENWSVLLDVKILLSTLLTLSGRFGMPVTWLIRPKTKRLPTPVTGADLGAVPQTANAEEWDSICEMVGETYGVEAGGTDGTRLSGDLEAAREAAWWSKPDAVGNAAQSASR is encoded by the coding sequence ATGGACCACGCATCCGACCATGTCATTGTCATCGTCGATCACCGGCCGAGTTTCTTGGCGCGGAGCGGTCGATCGCTGTTGACGCTGCCGCTGGGAAGAACGAGTCTCTTGGATTATCTCGTCGACGAACTGGCGCAAGAACTCGGTGAGTGTGCTGTGACGATCGCGCCGACATTCCAGGCGGAACACGGCTACGCGGCGGATGTCCAACATCGGTGCCCTGGGGCCCGCGTGCTGGAGTTGGCGAGCCTGCACGAGATGCTTTTTGACCTGGAGCCGTCGGACTGGGTGCTGTTCGTCGATCCGGCGGACATTCCAATTCAGGGGATTCGAGCAGCGGGCTTGCCGGAGACGGTGAGGAAGGCAAGGCTGGCGACGCACATCATCGCGCTGGCCACGGATGCCGGTCATGCCGAGGAGCATGTCATCTTTGATGACCGACAACGGGTTCGCACGATCCAGCGGTACTACGGAGGAATCACCAACGTTCAGGCCTGCGGGGTGTTCGCATCCTACGTGCCGGTTTCATCGCTGCGGATCCTGAACGGCTCATTCGGTGTGGTTCCCCGTCATCTGCGGGGTGAACTGGCGATGCATGGGATTCCCAACAACGACATCACGGTCGGTGGCGGTACGCTCGACCTGCGCGAGACTGAGCAGATGCTGCTCCTGAACAATCTGCTGCTGGAAGGGTCGCGAGAGGGGGCGAGCCAGAAGGATGCCGAGACCCAGCGCAAAGATGACATTCACTGCGGTGACGGTGTGCAGATCGATGAGACGGCGCGGATCTACGGGCCGGCGGTGATCGGGGACGGGACCACGATTGGAGCCCGCGCTGTGATCGTGGGGCCGGTCGTGATCGGCAAAGAATCGCGCATCGGCGAGGGGGCGCTGGTTGCGGGGGCGATCCTCGACGACTTCGCGAGGATCGGCGATGGGGAAATCGTCTGCGATCGGATTATCGCCGGCGAGGCGGAGGAGAACTGCCAACGCCAGCCGACGGCGAGACCAACAACGGATGCCGACCAACGCGCCAAACATCGAGACGCTCGAGGGAATGGCGCCGGGAGCCGATTGCACGATAAGGGCAAACCGCGCGCCAGACAGATCGAAGCGCGGCTGAAGAGCGGGATGGACATCGCGACGGCTGCGATTGGCCTGGTGATGCTGTCGCCGGTCTTCGCGGTGGTGGCGGCTCTGGTGAAGCTGACCTCGCGCGGGCCGGTGCTCTTCGGGCACATGCGGGAAGGCAAGGGCGGCAAAGAATTTCGCTGTCTGAAGTTTCGCACAATGTGCGAGGACGCGCATGCCAAGCAGCGAAAGCTGTATCAGCAGAGCGAAGTGGACGGACCTCAGTTCAAGATCAGCAAGGATCCGCGGATCACGTGGCTGGGCAGAGTCCTCCGGGTGACGAACATTGACGAACTTCCACAGTTGATCAACGTGATGCGCGGTGAGATGAGTCTGGTGGGGCCGCGGCCATCGCCATTTCGGGAGAACCAGATCTGCGTGCCATGGCGCCGGGCGCGACTTTCGGTGCGGCCGGGCATCACGGGGCTCTGGCAGGTGTGCCGGCACGATCGCTCGGCGGGTGATTTTCACCAGTGGATTCACTACGACATGCTGTACGTGGAAAACTGGTCGGTTCTTCTGGATGTCAAGATTCTGTTGTCGACGCTGTTGACGCTGAGCGGGCGATTCGGGATGCCGGTGACCTGGTTGATCAGACCGAAAACGAAACGATTGCCCACGCCGGTAACCGGGGCGGACCTTGGCGCAGTTCCACAAACGGCGAACGCCGAAGAGTGGGATTCAATCTGTGAGATGGTCGGCGAGACGTACGGTGTTGAGGCGGGGGGGACGGACGGCACGCGTCTAAGCGGCGACCTCGAGGCCGCGCGGGAAGCGGCGTGGTGGTCCAAGCCGGACGCCGTCGGCAACGCGGCGCAGTCGGCGAGCCGATGA